In Amphiura filiformis chromosome 1, Afil_fr2py, whole genome shotgun sequence, the following are encoded in one genomic region:
- the LOC140158346 gene encoding uncharacterized protein, producing the protein MVGLKNKFTMSKKTGALVGEKSQSVYSANWKLDAVLQRELQMLDVSEKRVTHRISLNQRVVNLRFQQKLHRSKIFHARMTGNKEMLRQLITHDNYNFSLSRSDSDTLPPAYLRNLQSRARSAPATRSTSREDGSGRKVPDKTKSKPTKIKKFGGMTPAATPVTVWEDEKVAGSKESQDTAAKKGRSDKLQDTSVKKEKDSTATIGKSDKLQDTSVEKDKDSTATKGRSNKLQDTSVEKETYDNPKVPTAHTCTGNDINNVKVDHSTSEKHGKTSDEEPSRFEDDTIPRLSRVFRKSTLSATVRSSTNLDRISTNRPKTAIGTMPIIEANRADTVLDGNDDPLDSNDDHTHKETTGVPQGTNFGPSVFEQASEITNNVHSSNANHSTDAKLSSKSSVSFKQTAMVALLGASLEKQFMKSKQEQAASSNKHSMPSIFGEEKRPTILELNEARIRQANFSGRVKKFADKMDNYTDPENVDYYALRLEDNANMRTHKRGNSFSKSDVNLKAERDLAKRSEGNLKAKNMTFRSVTKPF; encoded by the coding sequence ATGGTTGGGCTGAAAAACAAATTTACGATGAGTAAAAAGACGGGCGCCCTTGTGGGCGAAAAATCTCAGTCTGTATATTCTGCCAACTGGAAACTTGACGCGGTTTTACAGAGAGAGCTTCAAATGTTGGACGTATCTGAGAAACGAGTCACCCATCGGATATCATTAAATCAGAGAGTGGTGAACTTGAGATTTCAACAAAAGCTTCACAGATCCAAGATTTTTCATGCTAGAATGACTGGAAACAAAGAAATGTTGAGACAATTAATTACACATGATAACTATAATTTCTCTCTTTCGCGAAGTGATTCGGACACGTTACCACCAGCTTACTTACGAAACCTTCAAAGTCGCGCACGATCTGCTCCGGCAACTAGATCAACTAGTCGGGAAGACGGTAGTGGTAGGAAAGTACCTGATAAGACTAAGTCAAAACCAACCAAAATTAAGAAATTTGGTGGGATGACCCCAGCTGCTACACCAGTGACGGTTTGGGAAGATGAAAAAGTTGCTGGAAGTAAGGAAAGTCAGGACACAGCTGCAAAGAAAGGTAGAAGTGATAAACTTCAAGACACGTCTGTTAAGAAAGAAAAGGACTCAACTGCAACGATAGGTAAAAGTGATAAACTTCAAGACACGTCTGTTGAGAAAGACAAGGACTCCACTGCGACGAAAGGTAGAAGTAATAAACTTCAAGACACGTCTGTTGAGAAAGAAACCTATGACAATCCAAAGGTACCAACAGCACACACATGTACAGGCAATGACATAAACAATGTAAAAGTCGATCATTCCACATCAGAAAAACACGGCAAGACATCAGACGAAGAGCCGTCAAGATTTGAAGATGATACCATACCTCGTTTGTCCCGAGTTTTCCGAAAGTCAACTTTGAGTGCTACAGTTAGGTCATCGACAAATCTAGATCGTATTAGTACTAATAGACCTAAAACAGCTATTGGTACTATGCCAATAATTGAAGCCAATAGAGCAGATACTGTCTTGGACGGGAATGACGATCCACTGGACTCTAACGACGACCATACGCACAAAGAAACGACGGGGGTTCCGCAGGGAACTAATTTCGGTCCTTCTGTTTTCGAACAAGCATCAGAAATCACAAATAATGTGCATAGCTCAAATGCTAATCATTCCACTGACGCAAAACTTAGTTCTAAATCTTCCGTTTCATTTAAACAGACTGCAATGGTAGCCTTATTAGGAGCTTCATTAGAAAAACAGTTCATGAAAAGCAAACAAGAGCAAGCGGCTAGTAGCAATAAACATTCTATGCCAAGTATTTTTGGAGAAGAAAAAAGACCAACAATTTTGGAATTGAATGAAGCGAGAATTCGGCAAGCTAATTTTTCCGGCAGAGTCAAAAAATTTGCAGACAAAATGGATAACTATACGGACCCAGAGAATGTGGATTACTATGCCTTGAGATTGGAGGACAACGCTAATATGAGAACTCATAAAAGAGGGAATAGTTTTAgcaaatcagatgttaatttgaAAGCAGAAAGAGATCTAGCAAAACGAAGTGAGGGAAATTTAAAAGCAAAGAATATGACATTTCGGAGTGTAACCAaaccattttaa
- the LOC140158329 gene encoding uncharacterized protein has translation MNMNDFEFDDEGFEFYQISSAAAEQPAVSQEEQLRQQQLRIHQQMNAAPPKQPSGPSGVAAQPYQKINLITSKDAADLRSSASSGGGGEGPLAPGPIVSKAPPKKIDPEMINEFLKGGKNPGMVLNEFCQKQRLSISFQEAPPPSWGTFSNPQFASVALVDGVKHKPGTGRTKKEAKNNAAKIALTTLLGLDEEDVHEPEYGTAIYDSRGRKTIMMDGAADMYSQNMAAPSHAANQGSYSSGGHFQLNYNNAVTITDEEAWRKPKQEKYIDYQVRKEAEELERQRNAAAAQQPNGHGYQPPVATGQSYAQQADQQTRLPSTTSRAAAFASHPGPDPNASKYVKELQKDDKITTFHFPETERPLVRDAPEEGGSAFPTNRRRNLPMGKSPFAGLADEPGHVKSEPISQVTSIGMAWLKKNPEKEGVKPAPKSGVRLGDLMPSDAPTKTIKTTADPGIGMGYQDKAKQVPMQSQAAPQFVHNTQPPQPVGLTQPARMRNPASFNQPMQPAGMMGQPARPNLMAQPVRPNYTAAAAPPQPIRAPPPDQSMYQSSQGAGEGDFGKGQLTKADNISTAARRVPAVGMPFPGCHGISERVSYTAFVIQPSPTMPGRIISLGTGADFVDIKKLGPDGRTVVDSHGLVIAKRGFQRFLYRELKSFYQGTQGSIFVRTQGSRLLSVKQGITFHLYMNSAPHGDAVRFLSEARDMTEVSEEDLYMMSSGEHYPVFVEDTEHGFLSKRIVLPDIVHSTRMDATGASLDELKRKDGMCIMSASDKLLMWNVIGVQGSLLNFFMEPVYLTSVTLGSQFDHGHLSRAVCCRLDDSLNSRLPEGFRVHHPSLLRVSCSPRLKAEVPGDGSINWSYADNQFEVVDPKRGRTTDSSPVRTGAIGASRICKASFFSRFKGAREMAQRHDLAYASTYTDAKAMNKGYRAAKESVLQHLKNKGYGNWVHLPQEVDRFVK, from the exons CTTCGTCAGCAGCAATTGCGCATACATCAACAGATGAACGCAGCCCCGCCTAAACAGCCCAGCGGGCCTAGCGGTGTTGCTGCCCAACCATACCAGAAGATTAATCTCATTACTAGTAAAGATGCTGCAGACTTGCGATCATCCGCATCATCAGGTGGAGGAGGAGAAGGTCCTTTAGCACCAGGTCCCATAGTATCCAAGGCACCTCCAAAGAAG ATTGACCCTGAGATGATTAATGAATTCCTAAAAGGCGGCAAGAATCCCGGTATGGTATTGAACGAGTTCTGTCAGAAACAAAGGCTAAGCATCAGTTTCCAAGAAGCCCCTCCACCATCATGGGGGACATTCAGCAATCCACAGTTTGCATCGGTAGCCTTGGTAGATGGCGTGAAACACAAGCCAG GTACTGGAAGAACCAAAAAGGAAGCCAAAAACAATGCTGCCAAGATCGCCCTCACAACGCTACTCGGACTCGATGAAGAAGACGTTCATGAACCTGAATATGGCACAGCCATCTATGATTCGCGTGGGCGTAAAACCATAATGATGGACGGGGCAGCAGACATGTATTCACAGAATATGGCAGCACCCAGCCACGCAGCAAATCAGGGGTCCTATAGCAGCGGCGGACATTTTCAGTTGAATTACAACAATGCTGTGACAATCACTGATGAGGAGGCTTGGAGGAAACCAAAGCAAGAAAAGTATATTGACTATCAAGTGCGGAAAGAGGCGGAGGAATTAGAGAGACAGAGAAATGCTGCTG CTGCTCAGCAACCAAATGGACATGGCTACCAACCACCCGTAGCTACAGGACAGTCCTATGCCCAGCAAGCCGACCAACAAACACGTCTCCCATCAACCACCAGTCGAGCTGCTGCATTTGCTTCACATCCAGGACCAGATCCAAATGCATCAAAATATGTCAAGGAGTTACAAAAGGATGACAAGATCACCACATTCCATTTCCCAGAGACGGAGAGGCCTCTTGTGAGAGACGCACCCGAAGAAGGTGGGTCGGCGTTCCCCACCAATCGCAGGAGAAATCTACCTATGGGTAAATCACCTTTTGCAGGACTAGCAGATGAACCTGGACATGTGAAGAGTGAACCGATAAGTCAG GTAACATCAATAGGCATGGCTTGGCTGAAAAAGAACCCTGAAAAAGAAGGTGTGAAACCAGCACCCAAATCTGGTGTACGACTCGGAGATCTGATGCCTAGTGATGCACCCACAAAGACTATTAAAACGACTGCTGATCCTGGTATTGGCATGGGGTACCAGGATAAAGCCAAGCAAGTGCCCATGCAATCCCAAGCAGCTCCACAGTTTGTGCATAACACACAACCGCCTCAACCAGTTGGATTGACCCAACCTGCCAGGATGAGGAATCCAGCTAGTTTTAACCAACCTATGCAACCTGCTGGCATGATGGGACAACCAGCTAGGCCTAATTTAATGGCCCAACCTGTAAGACCAAACTACACAGCAGCAGCAGCACCGCCGCAACCTATTAGAGCACCCCCTCCAGATCAGTCCATGTATCAGAGCAGCCAGGGTGCAGGAGAGGGAGACTTTGGGAAAGGACAGTTAACTAAAGCTGATAACATATCAACGGCTGCTAGGCGCGTACCCgctgttggaatgccattcccaGGATGCCATGGTATCAGTGAGCGTGTCAGTTACACTGCATTTGTTATACAGCCTT CACCAACAATGCCTGGTCGGATCATAAGCCTAGGAACTGGAGCTGACTTTGTTGACATCAAGAAGCTTGGACCAGATGGTAGAACGGTAGTGGACTCACATGGCCTGGTCATTGCTAAGAGAGGCTTCCAAAG ATTTTTATACAGGGAACTGAAATCATTCTATCAAGGTACCCAAGGGAGTATATTTGTACGCACACAGGGTAGTCGGTTACTGTCCGTTAAACAAGGCATCACATTCCATCTATACATGAACTCTGCACCACATGGGGATGCTGTCAGATTTCTGTCGGA GGCCAGAGATATGACTGAAGTCAGCGAAGAAGACTTGTATATGATGTCATCTGGCGAGCATTATCCTGTTTTTGTTGAAGATACAGAACATGGCTTCTTGTCCAAAAGAATTGTTTTGCCAG ACATTGTTCACAGCACTCGGATGGATGCCACTGGAGCCTCATTAGATGAACTGAAGAGAAAG GACGGTATGTGTATCATGTCAGCCAGTGACAAGCTATTAATGTGGAATGTTATTGGTGTACAAGGTTCTCTACTCAACTTCTTTATGGAGCCAGTTTACTTGACTTCTGTCACGTTGG GTAGCCAGTTTGATCATGGTCACCTATCTCGGGCCGTATGTTGCCGCTTAGACGACTCACTGAATAGTCGGTTACCAGAGGGTTTCCGTGTGCATCATCCATCCCTACTCAGGGTGTCTTGCAGTCCACGTCTTAAGGCTGAAGTACCAGGTGATGGCAGCATTAACTGGTCCTATGCGGATAATCAGTTTGAAGTGGTGGATCCAAAGAGAGGACGGACAACAGACag TTCTCCTGTGAGAACAGGAGCTATTGGTGCTAGTCGGATCTGTAAGGCGTCATTCTTCAGTCGATTTAAAGGAGCAAGAGAGATGGCTCAACGACATGATCTGGCTTACGCTTCTACATATACAGATGCAAAG GCTATGAACAAGGGATACAGAGCAGCCAAAGAAAGTGTCCTACAACACTTGAAAAACAAAGGATATGGCAATTGGGTTCATCTCCCTCAAGAAGTGGACAGATTTGTCAAGTAG